A window of the Helianthus annuus cultivar XRQ/B chromosome 4, HanXRQr2.0-SUNRISE, whole genome shotgun sequence genome harbors these coding sequences:
- the LOC110937028 gene encoding membrane protein PM19L: MASPQMRPVVSLLLVLNFCMYAILLGIGGWAMNVAIDHGFILGPEHELPAHFSPIYFPMGNWATGFFVTFTLIAGVVGIASILVGFDHYRAWESASKSAAISSALVAWTLTVLAMGFAWKEIELEGRNVRLRTMEAFTIILSVTQLVYVAALYG; the protein is encoded by the exons ATGGCTAGCCCTCAAATGAGACCGGTAGTGTCACTCCTGTTGGTCTTGAACTTTTGTATGTATGCCATTCTTCTAGGCATCGGTGGTTGGGCAATGAATGTTGCCATTGACCATGGTTTTATCCTCG GTCCAGAGCATGAGTTGCCGGCTCATTTTTCACCAATTTATTTTCCAATGGGAAATTGGGCGACGGGATTCTTTGTGACTTTTACGTTGATCGCGGGTGTTGTTGGTATTGCGTCGATTTTAGTTGGATTCGATCATTATCGAGCTTGGGAGTCCGCTAGCAAGTCTGCAGCAATATCATCCGCTTTAGTTGCATGGACTCTTACCGTCCTTGCCATGGG GTTTGCATGGAAGGAAATTGAGCTTGAAGGAAGAAATGTCCGCTTG AGAACCATGGAGGCATTCACAATTATTCTTTCGGTAACTCAACTCGTATACGTAGCGGCCCTTTATGGGTAA